A genome region from Gouania willdenowi chromosome 9, fGouWil2.1, whole genome shotgun sequence includes the following:
- the ppm1f gene encoding protein phosphatase 1F, whose translation MEEAQRFLNRLRDEFPAALKAEDQLPVVPLSRRVTEDELQGESLDVGLRLLTDRGAPPGLAPLLCWAALVRLLKNDLSPFHCPKDAEQEDEEPLLQSENVQRLFINELIAVSKSWLQTPADVPAVARAERRCSAHAIRNSRRKMEDKHVLLTDFNELFGLQDGVDRAYFAVFDGHGGVDAAAFAATHLHVALSRQDTLQSDADAAFKAAFKRTDDMFRVKAKRERLRSGSTGVAVLIQGQQLTVSWLGDSQAMLVRRGRTVTLMEPHKPEREDEKQRIEELGGCVTFMGCWRVNGTYAVSRAIGDFDQKPYVSGDADCCTVLLLGDEDFLLLACDGFFDAVTPEEVPGLVQDALSDAGESSVGGGAGVAQRLVSHAKEAGSNDNITVLVVFLQPPEQLLRAPAEDSNSQNALQPQHSADQQL comes from the exons ATGGAGGAGGCTCAGAGGTTCCTCAACAGGTTGCGGGATGAATTCCCGGCGGCTCTGAAGGCTGAAGATCAGCTTCCTGTCGTGCCTTTGAGCCGCAGAGTGACTGAGGACGAGCTGCAGGGAGAGAGTCTGGATGTTGGTTTGAGGCTCCTCACAGacag gggGGCCCCCCCAGGCCTCGCCCCCCTACTGTGCTGGGCAGCGTTGGTCCGGCTGCTGAAGAACGACCTTTCACCTTTCCACTGCCCCAAGGACGCAGAGCAGGAGGATGAAGAACCCT TGCTTCAGTCGGAGAACGTCCAGCGTCTCTTCATCAACGAGCTGATCGCGGTCTCTAAATCGTGGCTCCAAACTCCAGCCGATGTTCCCGCCGTTGCTCGTGCGGAGCGCCGTTGCTCCGCCCACGCTATCAGAAACAGCAGGAGGAAGATGGAGGACAAACACGTGCTGCTCACAGACTTTAACGAGCTGTTCGGGCTGCAGGACGGCGTCGACCGCGCCTACTTCGCTGTGTTCGACGGTCATGGAGGCGTCGACGCCGCCGCCTTCGCCGCCACCCACTTACACGTGGCTCTGAGCCGACAAGACACGCTGCAGAGCGACGCAGATGCCGCCTTCAAAGCTGCCTTTAAACGCACTGACGACATGTTCAGGGTCAAAGCCAAGAGAGAG CGTCTGCGGAGCGGCTCAACGGGTGTGGCCGTGCTGATCCAGGGCCAGCAGCTGACCGTGTCCTGGCTGGGAGACTCCCAGGCTATGCTGGTCCGACGGGGACGAACCGTCACTCTCATGGAGCCGCACAAACCAGAGCGAGAG GACGAGAAGCAGAGGATCGAGGAGCTTGGAGGTTGCGTAACCTTCATGGGCTGCTGGAGGGTCAACGGCACCTACGCCGTCTCGAGAGCCATCG GCGACTTCGACCAGAAGCCTTACGTGTCCGGAGATGCCGACTGTTGTACGGTGCTGTTGCTCGGCGACGAGGACTTCCTGCTGCTGGCCTGCGACGGTTTTTTTGACGCGGTTACGCCGGAGGAAGTTCCTGGGCTCGTCCAAGACGCGCTCAGCGATGCAGGCGAAAGCTCGGTGGGGGGCGGAGCCGGAGTGGCTCAGAGGCTGGTGAGTCACGCTAAGGAGGCGGGCTCCAACGACAACATCACAGTGTTGGTGGTGTTTCTGCAGCCGCCGGAGCAGCTGCTGAGAGCCCCTGCTGAGGACTCCAACTCCCAGAATGCACTGCAGCCCCAACACAGTGCCGACCAACAGCTCTAA